The following are from one region of the Sandaracinus amylolyticus genome:
- a CDS encoding response regulator: MARLLVAEDYDDFRELLADYLRARGHDVIEARNGAEAIEAARLEHPDAIVMDLMMPVRDGASATRELKASSATRGIPVVAVTAAAPRGVPAQEICPGCDALVSKPVDFGTLLGTLATLLRS; the protein is encoded by the coding sequence ATGGCTCGCCTCCTGGTTGCCGAGGACTACGACGACTTCCGAGAGCTCCTCGCGGACTACCTGCGCGCACGCGGGCACGACGTGATCGAGGCGCGCAACGGCGCGGAGGCGATCGAGGCCGCACGGCTCGAGCATCCCGATGCGATCGTCATGGATCTGATGATGCCGGTGCGCGACGGCGCGTCGGCGACACGGGAGCTGAAAGCGAGCTCCGCGACGCGCGGCATCCCGGTGGTCGCGGTCACCGCCGCGGCGCCGAGGGGCGTGCCCGCGCAGGAGATCTGCCCGGGCTGCGACGCGCTCGTCTCGAAGCCGGTCGACTTCGGGACGCTGCTCGGCACCCTCGCGACCCTGCTCCGGTCGTGA
- a CDS encoding LLM class flavin-dependent oxidoreductase yields MVPLSVLDLAPIVEGSDAAQALWNSRDLAQHAERWGYRRFWLAEHHSMPGIASAATSVVIAHVAAGTATIRVGAGGIMLPNHSPLVIAEQFGTLASLYPGRIDLGLGRAPGADAITARAMRRDLATAADAFPHDVVELMHYFRPEPGARVRAVPGEGLDVPLWILGSSLFGAQLAAALGLPYAFASHFAPAQMEHAIELYRHRFRPSAQLEKPYVMLGLNTIVAESDEEAQLLSTSVKQAFVALRRGHPTKLKPPVRDLDARLDPIDRAMIDSALACSVVGSPETVRRGLLAFAARTGADELMVTAQIFDHAARLRSFELLAQVRDAIDAPQ; encoded by the coding sequence ATGGTGCCTCTCTCGGTTCTCGATCTCGCGCCGATCGTCGAAGGCTCGGACGCGGCGCAGGCCCTCTGGAATTCACGCGATCTCGCCCAGCACGCCGAGCGCTGGGGATACCGGCGCTTCTGGCTCGCCGAGCACCACAGCATGCCGGGCATCGCGTCGGCGGCGACCTCGGTGGTGATCGCGCACGTCGCCGCCGGCACGGCGACGATCCGCGTCGGTGCGGGCGGGATCATGCTGCCGAACCACTCGCCGCTGGTGATCGCGGAGCAGTTCGGGACGCTCGCATCGCTCTACCCGGGGCGCATCGATCTCGGCCTCGGGCGCGCGCCGGGCGCGGACGCGATCACGGCGCGCGCGATGCGTCGCGATCTCGCGACCGCCGCCGACGCGTTCCCCCACGACGTGGTCGAGCTGATGCACTACTTCCGGCCCGAGCCCGGCGCCCGCGTGCGTGCCGTGCCGGGCGAAGGGCTCGACGTGCCGCTGTGGATCCTGGGATCGAGCCTGTTCGGCGCGCAGCTCGCGGCCGCGCTGGGCCTGCCGTACGCGTTCGCGTCGCACTTCGCGCCGGCGCAGATGGAGCACGCGATCGAGCTCTATCGACATCGGTTCCGGCCCTCGGCGCAGCTCGAGAAGCCGTACGTGATGCTCGGGCTCAACACGATCGTCGCGGAGAGCGACGAGGAGGCGCAGCTCCTGTCGACCTCGGTGAAGCAGGCGTTCGTCGCGCTGCGTCGCGGTCATCCGACGAAGCTGAAGCCTCCGGTGCGCGACCTCGATGCACGGCTCGATCCGATCGACCGCGCGATGATCGACTCGGCGCTCGCGTGCTCCGTCGTGGGATCGCCGGAGACGGTGCGTCGCGGGCTCCTGGCGTTCGCGGCGCGGACCGGCGCGGACGAGCTCATGGTGACCGCGCAGATCTTCGACCACGCGGCGCGGCTGCGATCGTTCGAGCTGCTCGCGCAGGTGCGCGACGCGATCGACGCGCCGCAGTGA
- a CDS encoding alpha/beta hydrolase yields the protein MSHLSPSFVRIVTSAPALEAALDEHVCSAPGFYELVDAFGEGSSLRVDALQSAIRAIPGASAARIAIAATRTPALVCALGAAREIREKARAQLGALSPRIARPVRPLRPEPTPWEQRTCRVGSLRVRYVDVGTARAGTVLLVHGHASSLEEGTALIEALCARGFRVLAPDLPWCGYSDAPAELPRATSDRRAPIIDLYVEVCQRFLHAVGVTGDVIGMGGSLGGNVVFRLAHAAPRRFPRNVVWSPGSAWREPPGGEETLLMFAWPDRAGENGFIEWSVTRQGGHWYGPHFPDAARDRALREAELYRRERYSRDFHLAWLYVAIQQLATSLHDIADDVRAEMVILAGEHDVGMGLHEETELLAKKVACLRNADVGHPEVRVARCGHSLHNEMPEALADHAAKLAALR from the coding sequence GTGTCTCACCTCTCTCCGTCGTTCGTCCGCATCGTCACCTCGGCTCCCGCGCTGGAGGCCGCGCTCGACGAGCACGTGTGCTCCGCGCCGGGCTTCTACGAGCTCGTCGATGCGTTCGGAGAAGGATCGTCGTTGCGCGTCGACGCGCTGCAGTCCGCGATCCGCGCCATCCCCGGTGCGAGCGCTGCGCGGATCGCGATCGCGGCGACGCGCACGCCCGCGCTGGTCTGCGCGCTCGGCGCCGCGCGCGAGATCCGCGAGAAGGCGCGCGCGCAGCTCGGCGCGCTGAGCCCACGCATCGCGCGACCGGTGCGGCCGCTGAGGCCGGAGCCGACGCCGTGGGAGCAGCGGACGTGTCGCGTGGGGTCGTTGCGCGTGCGCTACGTCGACGTGGGCACCGCGCGGGCGGGAACGGTGCTGCTGGTGCACGGGCACGCATCGTCGCTCGAGGAGGGCACTGCGCTGATCGAGGCGCTGTGCGCGCGAGGGTTTCGAGTGCTCGCGCCGGATCTGCCGTGGTGCGGTTATTCGGATGCGCCGGCCGAGCTCCCGCGCGCGACGAGCGACAGGCGCGCTCCGATCATCGATCTCTACGTGGAGGTCTGTCAGCGATTCCTGCACGCGGTCGGGGTGACCGGTGACGTGATCGGGATGGGTGGCAGTCTGGGCGGCAACGTCGTGTTCCGATTGGCGCACGCCGCGCCTCGGCGATTTCCGCGCAACGTCGTGTGGTCGCCGGGCAGCGCGTGGCGCGAGCCGCCGGGCGGGGAAGAGACGCTCTTGATGTTCGCGTGGCCCGATCGTGCCGGAGAGAACGGGTTCATCGAGTGGTCGGTGACACGCCAGGGAGGCCACTGGTACGGGCCGCACTTCCCCGACGCGGCGCGTGATCGCGCGCTGCGCGAGGCCGAGCTCTATCGGCGCGAGCGATACTCGCGCGACTTCCACCTCGCGTGGCTGTACGTCGCGATCCAACAGCTCGCGACGTCGCTGCACGACATCGCCGACGACGTGCGCGCGGAGATGGTGATCCTCGCGGGCGAGCACGACGTCGGGATGGGGCTCCACGAGGAGACCGAGCTGCTCGCGAAGAAGGTCGCCTGCCTGCGCAACGCCGACGTGGGGCATCCCGAGGTGCGCGTCGCGCGCTGTGGGCACTCGCTGCACAACGAGATGCCCGAGGCGCTCGCCGACCACGCCGCGAAGCTCGCGGCGCTGCGGTGA
- a CDS encoding DUF1592 domain-containing protein — MRPRPSHLLVALALLGCQGELGAGPAGPRGPRDPRDPTELAIQPSSVRRLARHEYDHSVADLLGFETDASDGFAGDARVAGYTASAALRVDATLGEQLRTAAEAIATTAVTEHLATVVPCDRSAADCPRTFVTTLATRAFRRPATDLEIEGLLAIFTLASTNGGTFEEGVSAVLQAVLQSASFLYVPQIGAGDDLDRTLDAYETASALSYFLTASPPDAALLEAAAADSLRTPDQREAQARRLLDEHPRARAQVVRFVQEWLGLDTLHYVARDSETHDFTSLRPLMEEETRRFVEDVVFAGDGTFESLIAADFTLANGTLRDFYGLEVTSDDWSRAELEGTPRRGLLGQASFLATHAARDESSPVKRGVTILRRILCLDVPAPTGDVAEQAMMTPPPARTTRERFTQHSTNPVCAGCHSLIDPLGFAFEDFDQLGAFRTEENGTPVDSSGELVGTDVNGPFADGGELVAMLAESPQAHACFARNLFRFASARSSQPLEASFLDAWGRMPDERRSSLVEIWIELVRSELFVQRRAVP; from the coding sequence ATGCGTCCTCGACCCTCGCACCTGCTCGTCGCGCTCGCCCTCCTCGGCTGCCAGGGCGAGCTCGGCGCCGGGCCCGCCGGGCCACGCGGCCCGCGTGATCCGCGCGATCCGACGGAGCTCGCGATCCAGCCCTCGTCGGTGCGCCGCCTCGCGCGCCACGAGTACGACCACTCGGTCGCCGATCTGCTCGGCTTCGAGACCGATGCGTCCGACGGCTTCGCAGGCGACGCCCGCGTCGCGGGCTACACCGCGAGCGCCGCGCTCCGCGTCGACGCGACCCTCGGCGAGCAGCTGCGCACCGCGGCCGAAGCGATCGCGACCACCGCGGTCACCGAGCACCTCGCGACCGTCGTGCCCTGCGATCGCAGCGCCGCCGATTGCCCGCGCACCTTCGTCACGACCCTCGCGACACGCGCGTTCCGCAGGCCCGCGACCGACCTCGAGATCGAAGGGCTGCTCGCGATCTTCACGCTCGCGTCGACGAACGGCGGCACGTTCGAAGAGGGCGTGTCCGCAGTGCTCCAGGCCGTGCTGCAGTCGGCGTCGTTCCTCTACGTCCCGCAGATCGGCGCCGGCGACGACCTCGATCGCACGCTCGACGCCTACGAGACGGCCTCGGCGCTCTCGTACTTCCTCACCGCCTCGCCCCCCGACGCCGCGCTGCTCGAGGCCGCCGCCGCGGACTCGCTGCGCACGCCCGATCAGCGCGAGGCCCAAGCGCGACGTCTCCTCGACGAGCATCCGCGCGCCCGCGCGCAGGTCGTGCGCTTCGTCCAGGAGTGGCTCGGCCTCGACACGCTGCACTACGTCGCGCGCGACTCCGAGACCCACGACTTCACATCGCTGCGTCCGCTCATGGAAGAAGAGACGCGCCGCTTCGTCGAGGACGTCGTGTTCGCGGGAGACGGAACGTTCGAGTCGCTGATCGCCGCCGACTTCACGCTCGCGAATGGCACGCTGCGCGACTTCTACGGTCTCGAGGTCACGAGTGACGACTGGTCGCGCGCCGAGCTCGAGGGCACACCGCGCCGCGGCCTGCTCGGTCAGGCCTCGTTCCTCGCGACCCACGCCGCGCGCGACGAGAGCTCGCCGGTGAAGCGCGGCGTCACGATCCTGCGCCGCATCCTCTGCCTCGACGTGCCCGCGCCCACCGGCGATGTCGCCGAGCAGGCGATGATGACGCCTCCTCCCGCGCGCACGACGCGCGAGCGCTTCACACAGCACTCGACGAACCCGGTCTGCGCGGGCTGCCACTCCCTGATCGATCCGCTCGGCTTCGCGTTCGAGGACTTCGATCAGCTCGGGGCGTTCCGCACCGAGGAGAACGGCACGCCGGTGGACTCATCGGGCGAGCTCGTGGGCACCGACGTGAACGGTCCGTTCGCGGATGGAGGCGAGCTCGTCGCGATGCTCGCGGAGAGCCCGCAGGCCCACGCGTGCTTCGCGCGCAACCTCTTCCGCTTCGCGTCGGCGCGCTCGTCGCAGCCGCTCGAGGCGTCGTTCCTCGACGCGTGGGGCCGCATGCCCGACGAGCGTCGCTCGAGCCTGGTGGAGATCTGGATCGAGCTCGTGCGCAGCGAGCTCTTCGTGCAGAGGAGGGCAGTCCCGTGA
- a CDS encoding DUF1552 domain-containing protein: MSERVHRARRAFLKTVGLAAAALPFYKMLENDVVRAQTGTLPQKFVGVGMFHATTQTFYARRAGETDTSFDISYADSCLRPFDDAATYGSSFRDDIIVFEGFDYGVGEIGPTGGDLHVPMHGALGIFLTGSSATGGDGTDWNLQNESLDQYLAARHGGETPFRSVELCTEVDFAPLMSSSCIAYGAGGAPLARMTSPEAIWDRHFASLIIPNDEAARAAAERRRRVGASVLDFVAGDIQRLDSRLAGEERQKLDQHLTVVRDMERRLSDPVIAGMCSVPTRRAERGNPDPADDYLVSNGPNGGSPYFDLITDLQIELLAQMLICDLTRFGTIVLGNTAGEGTSPRMVAGLNPDDDTPRPEELAATGTDYLVPANFHDSIAHVSGSSRLEVQRAVACMNRYYFGKVARLMQRLRAANVLDSTLILVGNEGGHGAGHSTTHVPIVLAGGANGAITMGRRVVAPGRTAQIGEAPIGASRTSHNPILVAVANAFGEELEGYGTCADPALTAGVSDLI; encoded by the coding sequence GTGAGCGAGCGCGTCCATCGAGCCCGTCGAGCGTTCTTGAAGACGGTCGGTCTCGCCGCCGCCGCCCTGCCCTTCTACAAGATGCTCGAGAACGACGTGGTGCGTGCCCAGACTGGCACGCTCCCCCAGAAATTCGTCGGAGTGGGCATGTTCCACGCGACGACACAGACCTTCTATGCGCGCCGCGCGGGCGAGACCGACACGAGCTTCGACATCTCGTACGCGGACTCGTGCCTGCGTCCCTTCGACGACGCCGCGACCTACGGGTCGAGCTTCCGCGACGACATCATCGTGTTCGAGGGGTTCGACTACGGCGTCGGCGAGATCGGCCCGACCGGCGGCGATCTCCACGTGCCGATGCACGGCGCGCTCGGCATCTTCCTCACCGGCAGCTCGGCGACCGGCGGAGACGGCACCGACTGGAACCTCCAGAACGAGTCGCTCGATCAATACCTCGCTGCGCGACACGGCGGAGAGACTCCGTTCCGATCCGTCGAGCTCTGCACCGAGGTCGACTTCGCCCCGCTGATGTCGTCGAGCTGCATCGCCTATGGCGCCGGGGGCGCGCCCCTCGCGCGCATGACGAGCCCCGAGGCGATCTGGGATCGTCATTTCGCGTCGTTGATCATCCCCAACGACGAGGCGGCGCGCGCGGCCGCAGAGCGCCGGCGTCGCGTCGGCGCGAGCGTGCTCGACTTCGTCGCAGGCGACATCCAGCGCCTCGATTCACGCCTGGCCGGGGAAGAGCGACAGAAGCTCGATCAACACCTCACCGTGGTGCGCGACATGGAGCGCCGGCTCTCCGATCCGGTGATCGCGGGCATGTGCAGCGTCCCCACGCGCCGCGCGGAGCGTGGCAATCCGGATCCCGCCGACGACTACCTCGTCTCCAATGGTCCGAATGGAGGCAGCCCGTATTTCGATCTGATCACCGATCTCCAGATCGAGCTCCTCGCACAGATGTTGATCTGCGATCTCACGCGCTTCGGGACCATCGTGCTCGGCAACACCGCGGGAGAAGGCACCTCGCCTCGGATGGTCGCGGGGCTCAATCCCGACGACGACACCCCGCGGCCCGAAGAGCTCGCCGCGACCGGCACCGACTACCTCGTTCCCGCGAATTTCCACGACTCGATCGCGCACGTCTCGGGCTCGTCGCGCCTCGAGGTGCAGCGCGCGGTCGCGTGCATGAACCGCTACTACTTCGGCAAGGTCGCGCGCCTCATGCAGCGCCTGCGCGCCGCGAACGTGCTCGACAGCACGCTGATCCTCGTCGGCAACGAGGGCGGCCACGGCGCGGGGCACAGCACGACGCACGTGCCGATCGTGCTCGCGGGCGGCGCGAACGGCGCGATCACGATGGGCCGTCGCGTGGTCGCGCCGGGCCGCACCGCGCAGATCGGCGAAGCCCCGATCGGTGCGAGCCGCACCTCGCACAATCCCATCCTCGTTGCGGTCGCGAACGCGTTCGGCGAGGAGCTCGAGGGCTACGGCACCTGCGCCGATCCCGCGCTCACCGCGGGCGTGAGCGATTTGATCTGA
- a CDS encoding zinc-dependent alcohol dehydrogenase yields the protein MRALVYHGVGDIRLDDVPEPRIEQPTDAIVRLTSSAICGTDLHFVRGTVSGMRSGTILGHEGVGVVEELGEEVRNLDVGDRVVIASTIACGNCSYCRAGYYGQCDQANPSGKRAGTAFFGGPEAAGAFHGLQAEKARVPFANIGLVKLPDEVSDEQAIMLSDIFPTGYFAADLAAIHAGSTVAVFGCGPVGQFVIASAKLLGAGRIIAIDGNEDRLAMARRQGAEIISFEREDPVETILTLTGGIGVDRAIDAVGVDAVHAHHGPAAKRAKKHAREDAGDVQKVAPVHRDEAPFVPGDAPAQALSWAVDALAKAGTLVIVGVYPPAMEHFPIGQAMNKNLTIRMGNCNHRKYIPHLVELVRAKVIDPVEILTKVEPLHDVKKAYEAFDARKPGWLKVALNPSA from the coding sequence ATGCGAGCTCTCGTCTATCACGGGGTCGGCGACATCCGCCTCGACGACGTGCCCGAGCCCCGGATCGAGCAGCCGACCGATGCGATCGTGCGCCTCACTTCGTCGGCGATCTGCGGCACCGATCTCCACTTCGTGCGCGGGACCGTGTCGGGCATGCGGTCGGGAACGATCCTCGGTCACGAGGGCGTCGGGGTCGTCGAGGAGCTGGGAGAAGAGGTGCGCAACCTCGACGTCGGCGATCGCGTGGTGATCGCGTCCACCATCGCGTGCGGGAACTGCTCGTACTGTCGCGCCGGGTACTACGGGCAGTGCGATCAGGCGAACCCCTCGGGCAAGCGCGCCGGCACGGCGTTCTTCGGAGGGCCCGAAGCTGCGGGCGCGTTCCACGGGCTGCAGGCGGAGAAGGCGAGAGTCCCTTTCGCGAACATCGGGCTCGTGAAGCTGCCCGACGAGGTCAGTGACGAACAGGCGATCATGCTCTCGGACATCTTCCCGACGGGCTACTTCGCTGCCGATCTCGCGGCGATCCACGCGGGCAGCACGGTCGCGGTGTTCGGCTGCGGGCCGGTGGGGCAGTTCGTGATCGCGAGCGCGAAGCTGCTCGGCGCGGGGCGCATCATCGCGATCGACGGCAACGAGGACCGACTCGCGATGGCGCGCCGCCAGGGCGCGGAGATCATCAGCTTCGAGCGCGAAGATCCGGTCGAGACCATCCTGACGCTCACCGGCGGCATCGGCGTGGATCGCGCGATCGATGCGGTCGGTGTCGACGCGGTGCACGCGCACCACGGGCCCGCGGCGAAGCGCGCGAAGAAGCACGCACGAGAGGACGCGGGTGACGTGCAGAAGGTCGCGCCGGTGCATCGCGACGAGGCCCCCTTCGTCCCCGGCGATGCGCCCGCACAGGCGCTCTCGTGGGCAGTGGATGCGCTCGCGAAGGCGGGGACGCTGGTGATCGTGGGTGTCTATCCGCCCGCGATGGAGCATTTCCCGATCGGTCAGGCGATGAACAAGAACCTGACGATCCGCATGGGCAACTGCAACCATCGCAAGTACATCCCGCACCTCGTCGAGCTCGTGCGCGCGAAGGTCATCGACCCGGTCGAGATCCTCACGAAGGTCGAGCCGCTGCACGACGTGAAGAAGGCCTACGAGGCGTTCGACGCGCGGAAGCCGGGATGGCTGAAGGTCGCGCTGAATCCGAGCGCGTGA
- a CDS encoding phospholipase D-like domain-containing protein: protein MSIDPWILVAVFGATTALLGWALWSVKLELYTRWSEVGPLRRGERFDEMIATLSLSTLTHCNDLRILQNGDAYFAALLADIRAARSSVHFETFLWKTGECSAALVDALCDRARADVPVRVLLDGIGGKIEREERERLEASGATVVFYNHARFRNLGTYNTRDHRKLAVIDGCIGYVGGHCITDDWLGDAQDRAHFRDTSARVEGPIVTQLQGVFSDNWTEAAGELLVGEELFPAPRASGHVTAHLSYLSLARRTSSLKVLHHLAIESAEREILIQNPYFLPFGGARDALCRARKRGVRVRVMVPSREATDAKIVSHATRHALRPLLECGIEVYLYDLTLLHQKVFVIDGVWAGIGSTNFDDRSMDINEEVTLSVFDEGVAQELAAAFEADLAHARRLGLEEWRSRSVLEKAADWLAWNARAQL, encoded by the coding sequence GTGTCGATCGATCCCTGGATCCTCGTGGCCGTCTTCGGCGCCACGACGGCGTTGCTCGGTTGGGCCCTGTGGTCGGTGAAGCTCGAGCTCTACACGCGATGGTCCGAGGTCGGACCGCTGCGTCGCGGCGAGCGCTTCGACGAGATGATCGCGACGCTCTCGCTCAGCACCCTCACGCACTGCAACGACCTACGGATCCTGCAGAACGGAGATGCGTACTTCGCCGCGCTGCTCGCCGACATCCGGGCTGCGCGCTCGTCGGTGCACTTCGAGACGTTCCTGTGGAAGACCGGCGAGTGCAGCGCCGCGCTCGTCGACGCGCTCTGCGATCGTGCGCGCGCCGACGTGCCGGTGCGGGTCCTGCTCGACGGCATCGGCGGGAAGATCGAACGCGAGGAGCGCGAGCGCCTCGAGGCGTCGGGCGCGACCGTCGTCTTCTACAACCACGCGCGCTTCCGGAACCTCGGCACGTACAACACGCGCGACCACCGCAAGCTCGCGGTGATCGACGGCTGCATCGGCTACGTCGGCGGGCACTGCATCACCGACGACTGGCTGGGTGACGCGCAGGACCGCGCGCACTTCCGCGACACCAGCGCGCGCGTCGAGGGCCCGATCGTGACCCAGCTCCAGGGCGTGTTCTCGGACAACTGGACCGAGGCGGCGGGGGAGCTGCTCGTCGGGGAGGAGCTCTTCCCGGCACCGCGCGCGTCGGGGCACGTGACCGCGCACCTCTCGTATCTGAGCCTGGCGCGAAGGACCTCGTCGCTGAAGGTGCTGCACCACCTCGCGATCGAGTCCGCAGAGCGAGAGATCCTGATTCAGAACCCGTATTTCCTGCCGTTCGGCGGGGCACGCGACGCGCTCTGTCGCGCGCGGAAGCGCGGCGTGCGGGTGCGGGTGATGGTTCCCTCGCGCGAGGCGACCGACGCGAAGATCGTCAGTCACGCGACGCGCCATGCGCTGCGCCCGCTGCTCGAGTGCGGCATCGAAGTCTACCTCTACGACCTCACGCTGCTGCACCAGAAGGTGTTCGTGATCGACGGAGTCTGGGCGGGCATCGGCTCCACGAACTTCGACGATCGATCGATGGACATCAACGAAGAGGTCACGCTGAGCGTGTTCGACGAGGGCGTCGCCCAGGAGCTCGCCGCGGCGTTCGAAGCCGACCTCGCGCATGCGCGGCGGCTGGGCCTCGAGGAGTGGCGCTCGCGCAGCGTGCTCGAGAAAGCGGCCGACTGGCTCGCGTGGAACGCGCGCGCGCAGCTCTGA
- a CDS encoding TROVE domain-containing protein, translating into MSSYARHLAPNATPQSERADARQVRNSAGGFTFALDDFARLERFLILGNEGGSYYATERALTIENAGALVRCLGVDGARTVDTIVAISESGRAPENDPAIFALALAASHAVPSVRARALAAMPRVCRTGTHLFHFVREVQALRGWGRALRKAIASWYLAKAPDELAYQLAKYTQRDGVSHRDVLRLAHPKAKDPATHALLRWAVAGEGALGPREVKRVDATAIYPAVDASAMPRLVEGFARVRAQDLSSRDVAALITEHGLTHEMIPSIYLARPEVWEALLPRMPLHAMLRNLARMTANGLVAPGSAATSRIVARLGDRDAIRKSRVHPMDVLIALRTYASGHGLRGSLAWTPVSTIVDALDAAFDLAFVNVEPTGKTLMLALDVSGSMSMGQLAGSPLTPREAAAAMALVTARTERDYQIMAFSDRFVPLDVTARMRLHDVVEKTSRLPFSATDCAIPMLHATERNLRVDAFCVYTDNETWFGGIHPHQALAAYRAKTGIPAKLVVTGMTATKFTIADPNDPGMLDVVGFDAAAPAILAAFLRN; encoded by the coding sequence ATGTCGAGCTATGCCCGCCACCTCGCGCCGAACGCGACGCCGCAGAGCGAGCGCGCCGATGCGCGCCAGGTCCGCAACTCGGCGGGCGGCTTCACGTTCGCGCTGGACGACTTCGCGCGCCTCGAGCGCTTCTTGATCCTCGGCAACGAGGGCGGCTCGTACTACGCGACCGAGCGTGCGCTGACGATCGAGAACGCGGGCGCGCTCGTGCGTTGCCTCGGCGTCGACGGTGCGCGCACGGTCGACACGATCGTCGCGATCAGCGAGTCGGGCCGTGCGCCCGAGAACGACCCCGCGATCTTCGCGCTCGCGCTCGCCGCGTCGCACGCCGTCCCCTCGGTGCGCGCGCGTGCGCTCGCCGCGATGCCGCGCGTCTGCCGCACCGGCACGCACCTCTTCCACTTCGTGCGCGAGGTGCAGGCGCTGCGTGGCTGGGGCCGCGCGCTCCGCAAGGCGATCGCGTCGTGGTACCTCGCGAAGGCGCCCGACGAGCTCGCGTACCAGCTCGCGAAGTACACGCAGCGCGACGGCGTCTCGCACCGCGACGTGCTCCGTCTCGCGCACCCGAAGGCGAAGGATCCCGCGACCCACGCGCTCCTGCGCTGGGCGGTCGCGGGTGAGGGCGCGCTCGGCCCGCGCGAGGTGAAGCGCGTGGACGCGACCGCGATTTACCCCGCGGTCGATGCGAGCGCGATGCCGCGCCTCGTCGAGGGCTTCGCGCGCGTTCGTGCGCAGGACCTCTCGTCGCGCGACGTCGCGGCGCTGATCACGGAGCACGGGCTCACGCACGAGATGATCCCCTCGATCTATCTCGCGCGCCCCGAGGTCTGGGAGGCGCTGCTCCCCCGCATGCCGCTGCACGCGATGCTCCGCAACCTCGCGCGCATGACGGCGAACGGCCTGGTCGCGCCGGGCTCGGCGGCGACCTCGCGCATCGTCGCGCGTCTCGGGGATCGCGATGCGATCCGCAAGTCGCGCGTGCACCCGATGGACGTGCTCATCGCGCTCCGCACCTATGCGTCGGGCCACGGTCTCCGCGGCTCGCTCGCGTGGACGCCGGTGTCGACGATCGTCGACGCGCTCGACGCGGCGTTCGATCTCGCGTTCGTCAACGTCGAGCCCACGGGCAAGACGCTGATGCTCGCGCTCGACGTGTCGGGCTCGATGTCGATGGGCCAGCTCGCGGGCTCGCCGCTCACGCCTCGCGAGGCTGCGGCGGCGATGGCGCTCGTCACGGCGCGCACCGAGCGCGACTACCAGATCATGGCGTTCTCGGATCGTTTCGTTCCGCTCGACGTGACGGCGCGCATGCGCCTCCACGACGTGGTGGAGAAGACGAGCCGACTCCCCTTCAGCGCGACGGATTGCGCGATCCCGATGCTCCACGCGACGGAGCGCAATCTCCGCGTCGACGCGTTCTGCGTCTACACCGACAACGAGACCTGGTTCGGCGGCATCCATCCGCACCAGGCGCTCGCGGCGTATCGCGCGAAGACGGGCATCCCCGCGAAGCTCGTCGTCACCGGCATGACCGCGACGAAGTTCACGATCGCGGATCCGAACGACCCGGGCATGCTCGACGTCGTCGGGTTCGACGCGGCGGCACCGGCGATCCTCGCTGCGTTCCTCCGCAATTGA
- a CDS encoding DUF2293 domain-containing protein gives MSTETLVVREGPQPRTVITPDGRTLAVPAGWTLLPPGDAGLTRRVKAAGPTWTVQEKVGRKLFSRGVWAPAEHVATARAALEIERADPAYTKKLEAGRARRDKKQTEYVGDFRAAVLAYLDFDPKHAELAAKLAEAVTTHATPVGSGTVARTERIPIEERAESAVIAWMRHQTTAYDDMQIARIKGERRRVRRMLAERSKRLLDAYRHGTGIVPATCPLQRALVPR, from the coding sequence ATGTCGACCGAGACCCTCGTCGTTCGAGAAGGACCTCAGCCGCGCACCGTGATCACGCCCGACGGGCGCACCCTCGCGGTGCCCGCGGGATGGACGCTCCTGCCGCCCGGCGATGCAGGGCTCACCCGACGCGTGAAGGCCGCGGGGCCTACTTGGACGGTGCAGGAGAAGGTCGGGCGCAAGCTCTTCTCGCGCGGCGTGTGGGCGCCCGCCGAGCACGTGGCGACGGCGCGCGCCGCGCTCGAGATCGAGCGCGCCGATCCCGCGTACACGAAGAAGCTCGAGGCCGGACGTGCCCGGCGCGACAAGAAGCAGACGGAGTACGTCGGCGACTTCCGCGCGGCGGTGCTCGCGTACCTCGACTTCGATCCGAAGCACGCCGAGCTCGCGGCGAAGCTCGCCGAAGCGGTCACGACCCACGCGACGCCCGTCGGCAGCGGCACCGTCGCGCGCACCGAGCGCATTCCGATCGAGGAGCGCGCCGAGTCCGCAGTGATCGCGTGGATGCGCCACCAGACGACCGCGTACGACGACATGCAGATCGCGCGCATCAAGGGCGAGCGGCGTCGAGTGCGACGCATGCTCGCGGAGCGATCGAAGCGCCTGCTCGACGCGTACCGCCACGGCACCGGGATCGTCCCCGCGACCTGCCCGCTCCAGCGCGCGCTCGTGCCGCGCTGA